A window of the Microvirga terrae genome harbors these coding sequences:
- a CDS encoding family 16 glycosylhydrolase: MSLNLDGYSLTFSDEFAGSYLDTSIWGTQYWWGGRTLASNGEMQYFADRSTPVIQQNPALDPFSIVADPREAGDGVLTITARPSPDPGLTDGLPYVSGLINTHGTFSQTYGYFEISAQVPSGQGLWPAFWLLPQSGNWPPEIDVLELLGHDPATYYVGSHWTDSRGGHFYDTQGISAGVDLSQDFHAYGTLWTADSITFYLDGTAVYSMQMPAGMSEPMYLLAGLAVGGNWPGAPDETTRFPAEFKIDYIRAWSLDTPSSIPTTTPSLKGTSGADLLVGDANANALNDIVFAYSGNDTLEGLRGNDTLAGGHGADTFLYRTGPSGNDVIVDFDPMIGDAVRVTKAILGQKNFSGLYRMIKDNPAGDAVLKLADGGSITFEGVSKAQLGYDDFFIV; this comes from the coding sequence ATGTCGCTCAATCTCGACGGATATTCACTGACCTTCTCTGACGAATTCGCCGGCTCCTATCTCGATACGTCGATCTGGGGCACGCAATACTGGTGGGGTGGCCGCACGCTCGCGAGCAATGGCGAGATGCAGTATTTCGCCGACCGCTCGACGCCCGTCATTCAGCAGAACCCGGCACTCGATCCCTTCTCCATCGTGGCGGATCCGAGAGAAGCCGGGGACGGCGTCCTGACGATCACGGCGCGGCCCTCGCCCGATCCAGGTCTGACCGACGGGCTCCCCTACGTCTCGGGCCTCATCAACACCCATGGCACCTTCTCGCAGACCTACGGGTACTTCGAGATCTCGGCCCAGGTGCCGTCGGGCCAGGGATTATGGCCCGCCTTTTGGCTTCTGCCGCAGAGCGGCAACTGGCCGCCGGAGATCGACGTCCTGGAACTCCTCGGCCACGATCCCGCAACCTACTACGTCGGGTCTCACTGGACCGACAGCCGCGGCGGCCATTTCTACGACACGCAGGGCATCTCCGCCGGGGTCGATCTTTCGCAGGACTTCCACGCCTACGGCACCCTTTGGACGGCCGATTCCATCACCTTCTATCTCGACGGGACGGCGGTCTACTCCATGCAGATGCCTGCGGGCATGAGCGAGCCCATGTATCTGCTCGCCGGACTGGCCGTCGGCGGCAACTGGCCGGGCGCGCCCGACGAGACGACCCGGTTCCCGGCGGAGTTCAAGATCGACTACATCCGCGCCTGGTCGCTCGACACGCCATCGTCGATTCCGACGACCACGCCCAGCCTGAAGGGAACCTCCGGGGCCGACCTTCTCGTCGGCGACGCGAATGCGAATGCCTTGAACGACATCGTCTTCGCCTATAGCGGCAACGACACGCTCGAGGGCCTGAGAGGCAACGACACCCTGGCGGGCGGCCATGGGGCCGACACGTTCCTCTACCGGACAGGGCCGAGCGGGAACGACGTCATCGTCGACTTCGACCCCATGATCGGCGACGCGGTTCGCGTCACGAAGGCCATCCTGGGCCAGAAGAATTTCTCCGGCCTCTACCGGATGATCAAGGACAACCCGGCCGGCGATGCGGTC
- the scpA gene encoding methylmalonyl-CoA mutase, with the protein MTSIPDFSSVAFSAAPLAPSSQPGTEPWLTPEGIAVKGAYGPEDRAGLDFLDTWPGIAPFLRGPYPTMYVNQPWTVRQYAGFSTAEDSNAFYRRNLAAGQKGLSVAFDLATHRGYDSDHPRVAGDVGMAGVAIDSIYDMRTLFAGIPLDRMSVSMTMNGAVLPVLALYIVAAEEQGVPPQKLSGTIQNDILKEFMVRNTYIYPPKGSMRIISDIFAYTSANMPKFNSISISGYHMQEAGATQDLELAYTLADGVEYIRAGIAAGLTIDQFAPRLSFFWAVGMNFFMEVAKMRAARLIWAKLVKGFNPQSDKSLPLRTHSQTSGWSLTAQDVFNNVTRTCIEAMAATQGHTQSLHTNALDEALALPTDFSARIARNTQLFLQQESGTTRIIDPWGGSYYVERLTHELAQKAWGHIREVEELGGMAKAIEAGIPKLKIEEAAARTQARIDSGHQKIIGVNAFRTADEAAIDILKVDNAAVRASQIDKLKRLKAERSQADVDAALSALSTVAASGEGNLLDLAVKAARAKATVGEISDALEKVWGRHRAEIKAISGVYKREVGMASPAVEKVRTLVEQFEHDDGRRPRILVAKMGQDGHDRGQKVIASAFADLGFDVDIGPLFATPAEAARQAIENDVHIIGVSSLAAGHLTLVPELKGELAKYGRDDIMIVVGGVIPPQDFDALHQAGASAIFPPGTVIADAAVNLIDDLNRRLGYGPKQAAE; encoded by the coding sequence ATGACCAGCATCCCGGACTTCTCGAGCGTCGCCTTCTCCGCCGCTCCCCTGGCGCCCTCCTCCCAGCCCGGCACCGAGCCCTGGCTGACGCCCGAGGGCATCGCGGTCAAGGGAGCCTATGGGCCTGAGGATCGCGCCGGGCTGGACTTCCTCGACACCTGGCCGGGCATTGCGCCGTTCCTGCGCGGCCCCTACCCGACCATGTACGTGAACCAGCCGTGGACCGTGCGCCAATACGCCGGGTTCTCCACGGCCGAGGATTCCAACGCCTTCTACCGACGCAACCTGGCGGCCGGCCAGAAGGGCCTGTCGGTGGCCTTCGATCTGGCGACCCACCGTGGATACGATTCCGACCATCCGCGTGTGGCCGGCGATGTGGGCATGGCGGGTGTCGCCATCGATTCGATCTACGACATGCGCACGCTGTTCGCCGGCATCCCGCTCGACCGGATGAGCGTGTCGATGACGATGAATGGCGCGGTGCTCCCCGTTCTGGCGCTTTACATCGTGGCGGCCGAGGAACAGGGCGTGCCGCCCCAAAAACTCTCGGGCACGATCCAGAACGACATCCTGAAAGAGTTCATGGTGCGCAACACCTACATCTACCCGCCGAAAGGGTCGATGCGCATCATCTCGGACATCTTCGCCTATACCTCGGCGAACATGCCGAAGTTCAACTCGATCTCGATCTCCGGCTACCACATGCAGGAAGCCGGCGCGACGCAGGATCTCGAGCTCGCCTACACGCTCGCCGACGGTGTCGAATACATCCGCGCCGGCATCGCCGCGGGCCTGACCATCGATCAGTTCGCACCGCGCCTTTCGTTCTTCTGGGCGGTGGGCATGAACTTCTTCATGGAAGTCGCCAAGATGCGCGCCGCGCGCCTGATCTGGGCCAAGCTCGTGAAGGGCTTCAACCCGCAGAGCGACAAGTCGCTGCCCCTGCGCACGCATTCGCAAACCTCGGGCTGGTCGCTGACCGCGCAGGACGTGTTCAACAACGTCACCCGCACCTGCATCGAGGCCATGGCGGCCACTCAGGGCCATACCCAGTCGCTGCACACCAACGCGCTGGACGAGGCGCTGGCGCTCCCGACCGACTTTTCGGCCCGCATCGCGCGCAACACGCAGCTGTTCCTGCAGCAGGAGAGCGGCACGACCCGCATCATCGACCCGTGGGGCGGCTCCTATTACGTCGAGCGCCTGACCCACGAGCTGGCGCAGAAGGCCTGGGGGCATATCCGCGAAGTCGAGGAACTCGGCGGCATGGCGAAGGCCATCGAGGCGGGAATCCCGAAGCTGAAGATCGAGGAAGCGGCGGCGCGCACGCAGGCGCGGATCGATTCCGGCCACCAGAAGATCATCGGCGTGAACGCCTTCCGCACCGCGGACGAAGCCGCCATCGACATTCTCAAGGTCGACAACGCGGCCGTGCGGGCGAGCCAGATCGACAAGCTGAAGCGCCTGAAGGCCGAGCGCAGCCAGGCCGACGTGGACGCGGCGTTGTCCGCCCTCTCCACGGTCGCGGCGTCCGGCGAGGGCAATCTGCTCGACCTCGCCGTAAAGGCGGCGCGGGCCAAGGCCACGGTAGGCGAGATTTCCGACGCGCTGGAGAAGGTCTGGGGCCGTCACCGCGCCGAGATCAAGGCGATCTCGGGCGTTTACAAGCGGGAGGTCGGCATGGCGTCGCCAGCCGTTGAGAAAGTTCGCACTCTGGTCGAGCAGTTCGAGCACGACGATGGCCGGCGCCCGCGCATCCTGGTGGCCAAGATGGGCCAGGACGGGCACGACCGCGGCCAGAAGGTGATCGCCTCCGCGTTCGCCGATCTCGGCTTCGACGTGGATATCGGCCCGCTCTTCGCGACACCCGCGGAGGCGGCCCGCCAGGCGATCGAGAACGACGTCCACATCATCGGCGTGTCGTCGCTGGCGGCCGGCCATCTCACGCTGGTGCCGGAGCTCAAGGGGGAACTCGCGAAGTACGGCCGCGACGACATCATGATCGTGGTGGGCGGCGTGATCCCGCCGCAGGACTTCGACGCCCTTCATCAGGCCGGCGCCTCGGCGATCTTCCCGCCCGGCACCGTCATCGCCGACGCGGCCGTGAACCTGATCGACGATCTCAACCGGCGCCTCGGCTACGGGCCGAAGCAGGCGGCGGAGTAG